A segment of the Amia ocellicauda isolate fAmiCal2 chromosome 5, fAmiCal2.hap1, whole genome shotgun sequence genome:
CTAtatattacttaattgaataaataatttgcttacattcgactttttaaattgtgtaacttatACAAAGTTCCTTAATTATAAAGGTTCCTTAATAATATAACAAATGCCTTATACAAAGTTATACttcacttaaaacccctactgtttaaagtaattaaaagctCTGATTTAGGATGTCATGACTTCAAATAAGGGTGCAATTAAGTCATTGAGACCCCGGTTGGAACAACATCCAGCAGGGTAGGGAACTGCACAGAGAGAAGCACTGCTATACATCACTGCCACTGCAGCTCACACACCAAAAGCCAATCATCAGCATCAGCAGGTTCAAAATGATCCATAAAGTACAGCACATGAAGGGCGCAGgactcacccacacactcgtTGGCCTCCCGGGCAGTGGCGCGCTGCCACGGCCGGTCGTAGTGGAAGGGCTTGCAGCGGTCGCACTCGGGCCCGGCCGCGTTGTGCTTGCACTCGCACACCAGGTTGCCGTCGCGGTCCTTGACGCAGCGGGACGCGTGTCCATTGCACTTGCAGCGGCCGCCGACCTGCAGGTCCGACACGGCGTAGAAGTACGAGTCCCGGGCCAGCTCCGAGTCGTCCTCGTTCTCGTCCCCGAAGGTGTGCAGGCGGCTGAAGGTCACCCGCACGTCGGTGGCCGTCACCCAGTCCTGCAGCACGGGCGAGTTGTCGAAGTCGTGCGCCGAGGGGCGGCCGTCCAGGGTGCTGAAGGCGATCAGGCCCCCGGAGAGGGGGTGCATGTCGGTGTGCGAGTCGGTGCAGATCGCCTCCTGCTCGTTCTGCTTGGTGATGGTGGCCTTGCTGGGCTTGTTGTACATCTTCCGGCACTGGGTGGAGTAGAACTGGAAGGGCACCCAGCTCTTGCCGTAGTCCATGGACTTGTAGATGGCCATGGACTCGGGGCGCGGCGAGCAGAACTGCAGGCTCACGTAGGTCACCTCGAACTTCTTGCCCAGGCTCAGGGTCAGGGTGACATTTTGCGGGTACTGGATGTAGTTTTCCGACTGCCAACAGGTGAGGTTGTGGGGGTTATTGAGGTCCGTTAAATACGCCGGCGGGTGAGACTTCTTGGGGTCCCCGGCGTCGCAGGTGTGGCAGTCCCGGCTCCTCTCGTCGCCCTTCTCCGACACCACACAGTAGCGGCCGGCCGGCTTCCCACAGGTGCTGGACACCCGCACCTCCTTGCCGAAAGCGGAGTTGACGAAGTCGGGGATGCATCTCCTCGGGTGGCCGTTTTCGTCATAGCACGGGTCCGGGGGGGAGGTCTGGGCGGCGAACATGCTCATCCCGTACCCCCCGAGCACCTCACCGAGCACGGAGGACACCGCCACCAACGTGGCCAGAGCCTCCCAGATCCTGAGCATGATAATCCGTGTTCCTCAGTGTCTCCGGCGCTGAACTGCACAGCCGTGCCCTAAGAGAGAAATGGATGCTTTTACATGTGTCGTTTGTACCAGAGACAAGTGCTATCAAGGTTTTGCAGAAGTCGAAAAAAGCGCTTCCATGCTTTACAAAAGGgggaaaaacatttacaatataaTGCAAAAATCCAGacgattttttaaacttttatgcTATGCATGCAAAGCTGTCCGTTCATCATGCAAATGACGGTTTTGCTTTTGAAAtcatttacaaatacatttcgCCTAATTGCCTAAAAGCATCAATTAAAATTCTTACTTAAACCATTTTTACGCTCGATactataataatactaatattaataataaaacgtGTTACAGGTCTATTTCCTCGATGAGTACTGCACGAATATAGAGATATGAATCAAATCGCTTACGAGGTAAAGAAATCTCCACATAGGACACTGTACCTCGGAATAACAGTTCAGCCCGGCAGAAAAGTCATGCAAGTCTAAAGCAACGCGCTAGGCTCTCTCTTTCTCGCCGGGTGGGATAAGTTCTGATGGTAGTCctgatttcttgtttttttttctagtcACCGAGATGCAAAAAAAGACATAAAAAAAGCAAGCCTCGAAGTTAGTCTCCCAGTGTGTGTCCTTGTCCCTGTCCCTCTGCCCGTGTCTGCTGCACTGCCTGTCTCAGTGGAAAGTGCAGGACGAGTTTGGCTCTTGCTGAGCCTGAGGTCATCTTAAGGAGCGACACTCCGCACGCAAAAGGGGCGAACGACGACATCCACTGGTAGCTGATCAATAAAAAGTCAGGACTTGATTCAAACCGCTGCCCGGCGAAAGGACAGTATACGAGCCTCGCAGAAGCTTTATTAAAATGCCGTTTTTAAGCTGAGCGCATTTTGTTTAGCATGGGAAGACTAACTGCAAGAAAGATCCGACGAGAACCAAATGTAACAATCATATACACGAGTATTCCCtataataaacatatttaatcATTGGAAATCACGTTTTTGTTCAAAtcaaccaacaccaacaacgcAGCATTTGATTCACATGCTTATGTGTTCATTTTAGCTGGCTTGTCCGTTTTCATTCGCATGACTGTGTCTTCTGCAGATTTATGTAGTATGCTAATTTATGCCCGTGCGTGTGTTtgtaattcagtgcatttggcttaataaaataaaacacaattgaaAGCATACTTTGCAGAAACGACTGCGGTTTCTTACAGCTTCTCATAGCTGGCATATAGGCGAGACTGACTTCCACAAGCATGCTCGTTTAAATACACTGGAAGGAAACTATAACACAAGGGTAATTGGATAATAGGCTATCAGCCCTCGTTTGCCAGCACTGAGATTTCTGTGTATTCAGGTCGAGATTCAAGGTAAATGTTGAATGTGAGAAGTATTGGTCTTCAAAAACATTTACACGTACAGAAGTCAGAGCACATGTCTGGGATATTAACTTTTAAAAACATAGATCATGTATCGAAatggttaatatatatatatatatatatatatatatatatatatatatatatatatatatattaggacgTGTTTCTATTAATGTCAAATTCATAAATGACTCAGTAGGAATACCATGCAGTCAGAACTGGAACTCTTGTAATGAAAGTAATAGTCTACTCTGAGaactataataatgataataataagcaCTATACTGTGACTTATAGtgatatttaattttttgtttattgaaaAACTAACCCATAATGCAAATTGAATCTCTCTGACTAAAATAACCAACTACATATTCTGTGCACTGTAATCTGTAAATACTGTAATCCTATAGTGCCACCAAAGGCATTTAGCCAGCTGTTATCATACACTACTGCCTGTACAATCAgcgttaaaaataaaacagttttatgTTTCTTCATGTTTTTAACCTTCTGTCTTAAATTGTAAGGTATTCGTGACCTTGCAGACTCATTATATTGACAAATTCTTGCTaactcattcattcattcagaatatatatatatatatagagagagagagagagagtgagagatgtCATAACTGTCTCACTCAAGTTTTTTATTCACCAAATATTCAACTTCAGTGAtctgttaatgttgttttctttatttaaaacatcacacacacatatacaccacaCCTGTATTACATTACTTTGCAGCTCAGCTTCATAAGATATACTTCCTATTTATGTCAGTTCAAATACTTGCCAATTACATTAgcttaaaaaacaagtttagcaTGTACTTTTCAGCCGCACTGTTGGGGTCCATACATCATTTACGCTCAATAGAGAGGGacactttgttttaatttcctctTGGCAGGGTCAGATAAACCTGGCTCTCTGGTGCATGAAGACCCAACTTAGTTCTTTTCCACCTCGCTTCTCATTCTCGCTCACACAATGACAGTGTACACGGAAATAATTAGACAAAAGATCTTCCTCTGTGATCCAAGCTCTATAGTTAAACCATATAAGGTGGGGAAAAATGCTACTCCATTGTAGTTTGTTCAACTTCATTCATGGTCGCAATTTGTGAAGAGTCCCGCTGCCCTGCTGCATGGCTCCGCATCGATCAGGTGCGGCACACCATGGAAAGACACAGCGTGAAATGAAGAAGGGTTGGCTGTACAGCTTTCCAGTTATCCATACATTTAAACACTGAACTATCTACCGTGTCGAATCTTTAAAGAGCATTCACATTACTGTACATGTCTGTGGCAGCTGAAACACTAAAGAAGGCTGTTACAGTCATCTCCTAGTCACCAATATGTTATACTTCCTTCATTTTCTAGTATTAAAGCAGCAAATCACTCAGAACAGCCCTGTTAGTTTGGGACTCCCTTTCTGGTTGGACAGGAACCCCTCACGGGCTCTTTCACCAGTCAATTAAGAGTTGTTAAAAAACCATCTGCGCTAATGTACACTGTTTAATATCTAGTTGACATACTGTGGAATTTAGGTGCTGGCACTGACAACCCAAGGATCtgcacataatatatatatatatatatatatatatatataaaagctatAAGGGGGTGCTGTCCAAATCATTTCCATGTCCAAGAATGTCAAAATAAAGAAAGTATTTCCCAAAAAGGACGACCTCACTACTCCTTGGTGAAGAGTGAGTGCTGTAAAAAATGCCCAGTGACGATGTCAACTGCTCCGAAGGGCCCAGAAATACTTGATATGTGTACAGGAAGGATTTGGGGATTATTGGGGTATGCACAAAGCAAGGTGCCACATTGTAATTTGTTCAAGTGCACCTGGTTAACAACTGAACAACAAGATAACAACCATGTTGGTTTTACGTACTTCTAGTCTGAATTGGGCAGCaccacataaaataaatatcatcAAGAATGCACAGCTCCCTCAATGTCACATTGTGGATAttttccctgtgtgtgtcaACCTAAACCAGCCACCTGTACATTGAGGAATGCAAATGTAACCAAATAAGGATCCCTAAAGGCAATGGCGACGTTTATTAGAGAGGGCAGTCTTATTTTGCGTTTCGGATGCCCTGTGGCAACCTCTCCTCAATGCGTTTGTCACTCAGTGTGCGTCGGGCTTGGCACTTTTAAAGATGCTTTCTTTCCAACACAACAAGGCCGTCACACTCAGATCCCAGTCGCCAAAGTCCAGGGCCCGGCGCTATGCAAATGTCCTCCCTCTGAATGCCCCTGGAGTAGGCCAAATAAATGGGCTGTTGTAAATTGAATTAGAGTCTGATTAATCTGCTCCAGGCCCTGCTTACCCAGCGGGGTGTCTTTGGCGCTGCAGCCGCTCTCCCTGCAGGACAGCCGGGTATCGACGGCCGCAGTCACCCCTGCGCTCCCCCCCGCCTGTTCCCCAGCTTGACTGGATCACGGTGAGGGATTTGTTAACTCTTCACCGTGAAATAGCCCCTAATTCCTGCTCCAAATAGTTTTACAACTCCATTTCTTTGGGATAGGCAAAGGTCAGCACTAAAGATCCCCGTTATTAAGGCAATGAGTAAAACCCAGGGCCTTCAACTGAGCGGTTCCTCTTCCATGTTTGGATATAGCACTTGGCTGTTAACTTTACATGCACATGCGTTTTAAAATagcctttttgtttgtttgtgtgtttgtttgagtCTGTGCAATGCTGTTCCTTTCCTTGACACTTAACATGTTATACTAGGAGATGATTTAAAAGTTCAAAGACACTTGCTGGTTTATAAGCAAATGtggacttttaaaatgtaaagtgcTTTTTGGTGCCAAACTAAACACGAGAACATTTCTGCTCCCTTTATTTATCTCTCCCCTTTAATAAATAACATGTATTTGTGtgaaaaatattgaaaacacGTCAGCTTTCagaaatattccaaaagacaacatgaaatatttacttttaaagaACGGAgaagttttttgtatttattcttagCGATTTGagacataaataaattacagtcTGCACTGCTGTGTTATCTTCCTTGGCCGTTGTTCGAGATTATAGTCAAATCTGTAGTTTACCTAAAGACtctcttttattttgtgttgtcaatttcagtttaatttgcggtacacacacacacacgaatgaATAtgcatatttgaaataaatatataaagaatttATACTGTTGTTTAAATATTGCTTATTGTCAATAAACGCAAAAATGTTACACAAACTACGGAGGACACAAAATAGCATGGGAAGATGTTCTTGGAATAACAGGaggaaattgaaaaataaatgaatcgatccgagaacaaacacaaatatgttATATCACTTAAAGagtgaaaatatgaaaatggaaaagaaaaaccGATTAAATATGATCAAAGAAAGTTATCGAATAAATCCCGAGAGATTAACaaatacctagaagacgaccacactTAAAGTTTGGgaaaaaggaaattattaacTTTGCAGGCGTGTCTTGGGAAATAATGGGTtaataatcaataatcaatACCTAAAAAGCTCGTgctatttttgaaaatgtttcgaAGTTTTAGCCCTATATAGAATATTACATgaggttataatttaacaataaaaaaattaaaagtagttttgtttttcgtGCAACATAATATGGAAATTGATTTATTTCCTATTAACCCGAACACGTGTTATATCTATTAACTATACATGTTTAAAGTAGTGTACATTATGAAATACTATATATCATGTATTTCTCTATGCATCTATCTGTCATTTGAGTCAGTTCCAAAATgtgaaattataattattgtctATTCTTGTGGGGTTTTCAATTTCGTAATGCTACTTACCTTCATTTGTGTCTTATATCACATTCAATTCtgatataataatacataataataatgattctgATTCGCAGCGCGGTGTTTGAGCGGTTGAAGCAAGCTGTCAATCACGCCcgtctatttatttatgactACAGCATTGATGTGACACACGGAGACACCTGTTCTTGTTTCTGTGTTGCCGGTCAGTGTCTCTGATTATTTTTCATTAGGATTTCGCATCATCGGGCTCCCCTCAGGTCTCTTCTGCATGGGGGTGAGCGCTCTGACCCCTCGGGCCAATGTGGGGGGAGACCAGTGTTTGTGGCTCCCCAAACCCGCAGTATTGTCCGGGCACAGGGTTCACAGTCAGTGAAGGCAGATTCAGCGCAATTAGTCCAGGGGtgatgagggagggagagaagcagAGTCTACAGTGGGGGTGAATGTCAGTCAATGGATTTAATGGCTTTAATGGGATTTCATGACACTACACATACAACTCCAAATGAATACAATTCGTtttgtgatgtgatgtgatgtgatgatTTGTGATGTAATAGGAGTGAAatacaatgtttaaatatacaGAGGGACTACAGTACTGTCGCAAAGATAGATAAACCCCCATAGATGTACCGACTATGATTTCCTATGAGGTTATATAGCTTTAATGATCCAGCTGCGATTAtctgtaattgcaaaagggGTGCTTTAAAAACGAATTGatgttattttgtgtgttttaaattagcGTGTGGCTGATGCATAATTTATTTCCTTGGCGGATAGGACTTCAGAAACTAACTTTTTGATGAGTGCAAGGATGCAATAGCAAtccaatattttaataatgtcaACGTTTCTGTATTGGTCTGAAAGGAatgcaaaatattatatttacatatgtaatacacacacatatctatatatatatatatatatatatatatatatatattaatgacaaAACCTTATTTTTTGACGTGTAAATCAAAACTGTaacttatttgtgtatttatttatttgtcggTATATGACTACAACTTCCCCATATTATTTCAAACGCAAACTGTTTCttgtgggattttttttttataaaaatgactcaatcaacaaatcaataaatacaaatatcttgTCGCATTTTCAAgagataaataaacaattaaattcGTATTACTAACAACGACCGCGTAATTGAATGCATCTCCTCTTTGCGCACTGCTGAGAAATGCGTGTTGAGCTATTCATATCTTCATTATTGGTCAATTTCTTGGTGCAGATCAAGACTTTCCCGGAGGTTTATAATCCAGCACTTCTGCTCAGATTCCTTCTGGAGGGAAAGATGCTTCTGCGTAGTTTGGGCAATTTAGGTTTTATGGAAATAAGTGAAATAATCAGGGGCGATTTATTCCCGCGGAGTGACAGGTCTTTTGAATAGGACCCCAATGGCATTTTCTTGCCTTCGGAGGGCTTTTCTTCCAGATTGTGTCCAGATTAGACTGCGGGGATGAATGCCGGCATTATTCGGCCCAGTTGCTCTTCTGAGATGCCAAATTAATTACCAAGGCCTGATTCAGGGTAAAGGGGCTGGGTAACACATACAGacctgtgtgtgtacatgctgtCAACATGTACATCATAACTGCCCTCCAGTCCGCATGGATAAAACATTATTAACAGCCACGCATCTCCAGATACCGCATGCATCCCACTTATAGGGAacagtatatacaaatattgcAGTTGTGTACATACACGTATATTATTTATATCGATTTCCTATCTCTTATAAAGACATTAtttggtttattattttgtaggATATTttcagaacaaacaaacaatctttCAGGATACAATTTGTAGACGTTTTGTACTGTTTCTTCTGAAATAAAACTCTTTTAAATACGCGTTGCTTGAATAGTTACATAATCAACAGCCAGCGGGTCCTGGTCTTTAACAAGTCAGCCTTTGCTGGGTTAGAGGAATGTACATCATTTTCAGCCTCTGTCTTGGGGCATAAATATTGATATACTCGCGTCTTATAGCGTTGCTTCCATAACGGTGAAACAATAACAAATTCAATGATAAATCTTATGCATTACATATCATCTGTGCACATTTCAATGTACTGGTTTAAATACAAGTGATAGCCCACACTGCTTGTCGCGCAGGGTTTGATATAAACTAAGTCTGTCtgtgttgtttcttttcttccttcATCACGTCTACCACTTTGCCAAGTTTACATGAGGTTATTAATTGCCTTACCTCGTACAGGGACCTTAATTGGACAGACGGCCGAGGGGGCTCCGTTATATCTCCCACACGTTTACAGATGCACTGGGGGGATCGGGTCACATCCCCTTTAAGACGTCCTTCCGAGACTCCAGCCCCTTCCCCATTAAAATGAGTCCGCCCgatctgccccccacccccgggACAGGGGTGCCCCCGCCGCTTGAGCTCAAAGTGTCCACAATTTAGTCTGTGGACAGAAACTGCCTCGCCTCACCCTGCCTTTAAAAATGAAGACGGGGGATTTCATGGTCCCCTGAACCCGAAAAGACTAAATCGGGGGGATATCTGCACTTTCATTCTGCGGCTGTGTCCCGTTGGTGTTCAATGAGGGATCAGGCCATTTTGAGACAGGGATGATTGACGGGCTTTACTTTGGCAGCTTTGAAAAACAGCGCTTATGAAAACACAACAGGTCAATAGCCATGTTCAGAGGCATCAATAGGACGTCATCAGACCATGCCACAAAAGTGTCCTTAGGCCTTACAAACGCACTATGATCGCCAACTCTGTCAGACAAAAGTAAACATTAAcgtaaatataatataatataggcTAAGCATGGCAACTGCCTGCTGTCAGTGTTGTACATTTGTAAGAAAAGATGATTCAGATCATTTAAACAGATTTAATTTATCTTTAGTGCAGTGCGACTATATATAGGTCTATACAGCTATAAACACTTGGCTTATGGGATGTAAtacagtattgtgtgtgtgttttgaaaccAATTCTGTTATAAAATGAGGGATGGCTTAAAGATTTGTAGTTTGAGTGAGTGTTGATTTAATCTGACCCTAAATAGCCGCTGTGGTAAATGATTCTCTTTTGTTTTGCTGGCAGTACTGATAGGAAGAACCTTTTATATATTAGTGAATTGCTCTATTAATGAAATGATTAAATacgttattattattggtattataaattattataaattattattattattattattattattaataataataataataataataataataataataataattaggagGAGGAGGCTGCATAAAAGcagatttttacttttttaaataacaaatgaaaattatattttaggttTTCACGTTTTCTTGCATGTCAtataattttatgttttaattaatgtttgtgGTGTtaacaaccaaaacaacaacaataataataataataataataataataataataataataataataataataataatagtaaattaaGACTTTAATTACGTAACCAAGTAAATATATAGATCAACATAGAttgcatttatattaatattaaacaaatcaaacaaaaccagtatttcacaacagatgaaaataaataggtagacaatgcatttaaagatgcaTTAAACACAAGATACCTACACATAGTGTCAGACCACAGTGAGGCACAGCGCGCACTTTATTTGCGTCTTTATTCCACCTGCTCGGGAATCAGGGCCTGCTTCGCACTCTCCGCATCTTAGGAGCGCCACCTAGTGGATGTGGGAGGTATATATTTCAGAGTGAATGCAAAATTGTCTTACTTGCATTCCAGGGGGGCAAAGGAATGAAAATGTCTGGGAATTAACATATTACAGTCGTCAACTTCAAGATATTATTGTGTAAGATGtatcatattgtgtatttaccaCAATACACCACCACACACATTTTACAGTGTTTCTACCACAGTACACCATCCTATACATTACCATGTTTTTACCTGAGTACACTATTGTACTATATTGAGAATACATTATGAATATTTAAACTctcattataaatgtataatcccTCCCTTTAGCACACTCTGAAGTATAGCCTCATCATTATAATGTTGCCACTATATCAGTAGTAGCATGAGTAGCATGAGAAGCATGACATTTTAGGGGCTGGACAGAGGTACTGTATATGACGACTATTATTGCTATTCAAGGGCATTTTAAAGAGCCTGCAGGTGTTGTAGAGCTCATTAAATGACCAGTCTCTTCACACCTGACACACattaacagaaagaaaaaaagacaacagCAAATGTTTCTCTTGGTGACAACAGAGCAGAACCTTCACTGTGCTTTCAGTGTGACtaactgagacacagagaggacacaaGGAGATCTTTGTTGTGCCATGTGTGTTATattaagatatatttttttagtctGCATATGTATTTGGCAGGGTGTTCAGAAAGAGTATAAAAAATCAGGAATGTCCCTTACAACGGATGGCCCTGTTTCCCTGGCAGTGTGTCTCTGGGGCATGCTGGGTTCACAACCTGTTCAAACTGGTGTCCCCAGCTCTATGGCCTGATGGACCAGTGATGGGGCAGGGGTTCATATTTTTCTTAAAGAACAAGCAGAAGTCTTCCAAAAATACAGAAGTGCACCTTCCTCTGTGTTGCTCGAGCTGTTGGAGTAACACACCTGCACATTTCTGCACCTCCATGGCCCCCGGAGGAGGTGAGTGAcctctgtctctcttctctctctctcagactctcCTCCTGCCGCTGCACAATTGAGAAGGGGAGCCAGCCACAGAGGGAACAGTCGATCAGGAGAAGACATACTGGTAATGAACTTTGGCCACTGGACTTGACTTGAGGACGTACTGgttgctctgtgtgtttgtagttattagttggtgtgtgtgtgtgagggtgctGTTTAGATACGTTTTGTTAGGCTCACACAAGAGGCTGGGTTGCATTTTGTGTTGTGGTGAATGTGATCTCGGCACAATGTGCTCAGAGGAGATGTCTAGACAGGCATTCAGGGGAATAG
Coding sequences within it:
- the ntn1a gene encoding netrin-1a translates to MLRIWEALATLVAVSSVLGEVLGGYGMSMFAAQTSPPDPCYDENGHPRRCIPDFVNSAFGKEVRVSSTCGKPAGRYCVVSEKGDERSRDCHTCDAGDPKKSHPPAYLTDLNNPHNLTCWQSENYIQYPQNVTLTLSLGKKFEVTYVSLQFCSPRPESMAIYKSMDYGKSWVPFQFYSTQCRKMYNKPSKATITKQNEQEAICTDSHTDMHPLSGGLIAFSTLDGRPSAHDFDNSPVLQDWVTATDVRVTFSRLHTFGDENEDDSELARDSYFYAVSDLQVGGRCKCNGHASRCVKDRDGNLVCECKHNAAGPECDRCKPFHYDRPWQRATAREANECVACNCNLHARRCRFNMELYKLSGRKSGGVCLNCRHNTAGRHCHYCKEGYYRDMSKPITHRKACKACDCHPVGAAGKTCNQTTGQCPCKDGVTGITCNRCAKGYQQSRSPIAPCIKIPVVPPTTTASSTEEPADCDSYCKASKGKLKINMKKYCKKDYAVQVHILKADKAGEWWKFTVNIISVYKQGENRIRRGDQFLWVRAKDVACKCPKIKPGKKYLLLGNDDDSPDQSGVVADKGSLVIQWRDTWARRLRKFQQREKKGKCKKA